A stretch of the Ictidomys tridecemlineatus isolate mIctTri1 chromosome 5, mIctTri1.hap1, whole genome shotgun sequence genome encodes the following:
- the Gdap1l1 gene encoding ganglioside-induced differentiation-associated protein 1-like 1 isoform X1 — protein MATPNNLTPTNCSWWPISALESDAAKPAEAPDAPEAASPAHWPRESLVLYHWTQSFSSQKVRLVIAEKGLACEERDVSLPQSEHKEPWFMRLNLGEEVPVIIHRDNIISDYNQIIDYVERTFTGEHVVALMPEVGSPQHARVLQYRELLDALPMDAYTHGCILHPELTTDSMIPKYATAEIRRHLANATTDLMKLDHEEEPQLSEPYLSKQKKLMAKILEHDDVSYLKKILGELAMVLDQIEAELEKRKLENEGQKCELWLCGCAFTLADVLLGATLHRLKFLGLSKKYWEDGSRPNLRSFFERVQRRFAFRKVLGDVHTTLLSAVIPNAFRLVKRKPPSFFGASFLMGSLGGMGYFAYWYLKKKYI, from the exons ATGGCGACCCCCAACAACCTGACCCCCACCAACTGCAGCTGGTGGCCCATCTCCGCGCTGGAGAGCGATGCGGCCAAGCCGGCCGAGGCCCCCGACGCGCCCGAGGCGGCCAGCCCCGCCCATTGGCCCCGGGAGAGCCTGGTCCTGTACCACTGGACGCAGTCCTTCAGCTCGCAGAAG GTGCGACTGGTGATCGCCGAGAAGGGCCTGGCATGTGAGGAGCGGGACGTGAGCCTGCCGCAGAGCGAGCACAAGGAGCCCTGGTTCATGCGGCTCAACCTGGGCGAGGAGGTGCCTGTCATCATCCACCGGGACAACATCATCAGCGACTACAACCAGATCATCGACTACGTAGAGCGCACCTTCACGGGAG AGCACGTGGTGGCCCTGATGCCCGAGGTGGGCAGCCCGCAGCACGCACGGGTGCTGCAGTACCGGGAGCTGCTGGACGCGCTGCCCATGGACGCCTACACGCATGGCTGCATCCTGCACCCTGAGCTCACCACCGACTCCATGATCCCCAAGTACGCCACGGCCGAGATCCGCA GACATCTAGCCAACGCCACCACGGACCTCATGAAACTGGACCACGAAGAGGAGCCCCAGCTCTCGGAGCCCTACCTGTCTAAGCAGAAGAAGCTCATG GCCAAGATCCTGGAGCATGATGACGTGAGCTACCTGAAGAAGATCCTCGGGGAGCTGGCCATGGTGCTCGACCAGATCGAGGCCGAGCTGGAGAAGAGGAAGCTGGAGAACGAGG ggcagAAGTGTGAGCTGTGGCTCTGTGGCTGTGCCTTCACCCTTGCCGACGTGCTCCTGGGGGCCACCCTGCACCGCCTCAAGTTCCTGGGACTGTCTAAGAAGTACTGGGAGGACGGCAGCCGGCCCAACCTGCGGTCCTTCTTTGAGCGCGTCCAGAGACGCTTTGCCTTCCGGAAAGTCCTGGGCGACGTCCACACCACCCTGCTGTCGGCGGTCATCCCCAACGCGTTCCGGCTGGTCAAGCGGAAGCCCCCATCGTTCTTCGGGGCGTCCTTCCTCATGGGCTCCCTGGGCGGGATGGGCTACTTCGCCTACTGGTACCTCAAGAAAAAATACATCTAG
- the Gdap1l1 gene encoding ganglioside-induced differentiation-associated protein 1-like 1 isoform X2, with protein sequence MRLNLGEEVPVIIHRDNIISDYNQIIDYVERTFTGEHVVALMPEVGSPQHARVLQYRELLDALPMDAYTHGCILHPELTTDSMIPKYATAEIRRHLANATTDLMKLDHEEEPQLSEPYLSKQKKLMAKILEHDDVSYLKKILGELAMVLDQIEAELEKRKLENEGQKCELWLCGCAFTLADVLLGATLHRLKFLGLSKKYWEDGSRPNLRSFFERVQRRFAFRKVLGDVHTTLLSAVIPNAFRLVKRKPPSFFGASFLMGSLGGMGYFAYWYLKKKYI encoded by the exons ATGCGGCTCAACCTGGGCGAGGAGGTGCCTGTCATCATCCACCGGGACAACATCATCAGCGACTACAACCAGATCATCGACTACGTAGAGCGCACCTTCACGGGAG AGCACGTGGTGGCCCTGATGCCCGAGGTGGGCAGCCCGCAGCACGCACGGGTGCTGCAGTACCGGGAGCTGCTGGACGCGCTGCCCATGGACGCCTACACGCATGGCTGCATCCTGCACCCTGAGCTCACCACCGACTCCATGATCCCCAAGTACGCCACGGCCGAGATCCGCA GACATCTAGCCAACGCCACCACGGACCTCATGAAACTGGACCACGAAGAGGAGCCCCAGCTCTCGGAGCCCTACCTGTCTAAGCAGAAGAAGCTCATG GCCAAGATCCTGGAGCATGATGACGTGAGCTACCTGAAGAAGATCCTCGGGGAGCTGGCCATGGTGCTCGACCAGATCGAGGCCGAGCTGGAGAAGAGGAAGCTGGAGAACGAGG ggcagAAGTGTGAGCTGTGGCTCTGTGGCTGTGCCTTCACCCTTGCCGACGTGCTCCTGGGGGCCACCCTGCACCGCCTCAAGTTCCTGGGACTGTCTAAGAAGTACTGGGAGGACGGCAGCCGGCCCAACCTGCGGTCCTTCTTTGAGCGCGTCCAGAGACGCTTTGCCTTCCGGAAAGTCCTGGGCGACGTCCACACCACCCTGCTGTCGGCGGTCATCCCCAACGCGTTCCGGCTGGTCAAGCGGAAGCCCCCATCGTTCTTCGGGGCGTCCTTCCTCATGGGCTCCCTGGGCGGGATGGGCTACTTCGCCTACTGGTACCTCAAGAAAAAATACATCTAG